TAGCTTCACTTTTCTACAGTGAAAGGAAGCAGCGatgagtcgtccatcttttttttacaCTCTGTAGCAAAACATCTGGACGTCATCCCAAATGTGATGCACTGACTTGTTCACCATGAAGGTTACTGAGTTCGTGCTTGTGTCGAATCAGGCAAAGATGCTCCTCTGATGGGCCACCAGTGCTGTCTGACTCTCTCGtctcctctctttctttctctccatccCCACCTTCCAGCAAACCCCGCTCAGCACAAGCAGCACCAGCCCGGCCGAGAGCAGCACCAGTCCGAAGTATGATATGGTGGAGCCGTGCGAGTTGAAGCTGTAAGCGACAGCCGTCACCACGATCCCTGCGATCAGGACCACCACGCCGAAGGGCACGGTGCAGCGGTAGCAGGACAGCTCTGCTCCGCCGGTGGCCGCCGTCAGCTGCCCCTCGTTGACCAGGGGAATGGTGACGGCCAGCAGCTGCAGTTGAGGAGGTTCGTTGTTGTTGGTTTTCTCTTGCAACATTCGCTCGGGAGCTCCGGGGATGGTCATGGTGTCTTTGACCAGCTCGGTGGGCATCGCAGAGTCCAGGGTCTGTGTGTTTTGAGGCATCAGCCGCAGTCTCTACTGTGCCGGTTCACTGTGTTTCCTCACCGTTTCCACACCTAGAGGAAAAACAGAACATTTATTTACAGAGGCATGATAAAGAGAAACACTGCTTTTTAGTTTCtaattgatttataaaaaaatctgtcatcatgttCTTTCTTGGTTtgttttttgaagaagaagaaccccattgttgttgtttatacTGTCTAAATCACTATAAAGAAGTAACTTAACTTACTTAAGAACTAACCCTAAACGAAACATGGCAAATTAGAAAAACTGTCAGAGAAATTTCTAGTTCTACTTAATTGATTTAATTGAACCACTAAAATGacttaattttaaacaaaaatcaactttaattaaagatatttatattgaaatatttctaaaaggaacaacaattaaaaaataataaagacaaaaccatgacaaaattaccaaaatatgaaaatataaagaaatctaagctaattcaaaatatcaataaatactataacaacataaataatactaaaaaacaaCGCTCCCGGGGTGATTGCTATGGCACTAGCGAGTTGCTATAGTTACTAGCTCttggtgtttatgtgtgtgtgtgtgtgtgtgtgtgttgctaggCTGGTTGCtaaggtttgtttgtttatgggaTGTATGATGAGTTACACACTGATCTAAACAAACCTCTAACTCGATGTTTGAGAAGAGCGATGTGTGAGCGAATAAAAGCTTGGATGTTGTTTTGGTTTTCAGATGGGAAGAGCCACATGGAGTGTCGTCTGAATGACGCAGAGAGAGCTGCCACATTCCCTGGAGAGCTCTCCGTATGGCATTACAGACCGGCCCCCGAAACACGAGCGCCGTATGAATTAACAGCCATTTCACAAGGGGCTTTTTCTTAAGACGGTCAGCAGATCTGCCAAACGCCCGCGACTCTCTTCGCTCTGACCCATACACATTACAGCTGCAACATTTGGCCTGGATTTCAACCCTCATGTGCCGTTTagattcactttttttcacttcacttttacaTTTAGATCTTCTTCAGTGACCCACTACACTGCAATACACAATATAAATCAGTTTACTAATTTTAACTAATTTTTTAAGGTATAAAAGATTAAGTAAAGCCAGCTTAatataattgaatttaaaatgacttatatagtaaattatattataaaaaaggtAGAAAGAGATGGATATCATTGCATATTAGTTTTTAGCCTGTACTGAACATGCACTTTTCAGAAAACTGCTATCCAGAGTAGAAACGTTGCttctttataattatatattatatatttatatatattaaattatatattaaatattatatatttttttaagttgaaatattgcttattaTCAGCTctcataaaaatagaaaaagtcaTAAAATATCAGTCTGATACTTCAATGAAGTAgtacgtttttttgtttgttcataatGCTATAGTAATTACTTTGTTAAAACGTCTGTTTTcacttaaaatacagtttttatcattatatttttattgcatcTACATTTAAATCTGATTTGGCTTTCTTTTTGAAAAAGGTCAATattagtttaaatgtatttgtgcaGGTTtgcatatgtattttatatagtaATAGAATTGACTATATATGTTAAAACTTGTATTTTGGtcacttaaaataatgtttttatcattatatagtcattgcatttacattaaaatggtaaaaatatgtttttgatacTCGTTCACCAAttatacaatgaaacaaaatggtTATACAGTTTTCCATCGAATTGCTAAATTTcactaataattataaagaaatgttaaatgacactgaattaaaaatgcagtttttaactagaaagactgaaatagtattttcttgtgaaaCACTCCAATAATCTTAGctttatttacaatgtttttatggTGTACGTCAGAAAATGCATGCAAGAAGGCTGCAGATACATGAGCAGCACACTTACAGATATACAAACTAATTGTTACTCATTAAAATCCTAAGTGTGCGTGTGAATTAATGATGCATGGTGAGTTTGCTGCATGCATGAAGGTAACTGGAGAGCGGGATCAAGTCATTCACCTCACACGTGTTTTCCATCCTGTCCTCTAAAGATCCTGTTCAGCAAACTGAAGAAGTGAAAGTCCTGTTATACTCCAAACGCAGTCCGCTGGTGAAGCTCTCCTGTgagagactgagtgtgtgtgtgtgtgtgtggcactcaTTCACTagatgtgtgtctgtgtttctcctCCTCCATGTGAACTAACACTGCTTCAGTCTGAACTCAGGGGAGGAGCGTAAGCGGCAGGTTTAACCATCTAATGGAGTCTTTTACAAACCATTTAATCTTATCTTATTATATATTCTTATGGCTGGTCACAAAATAAAGTTTATTGAGAGCAAATAAAACTATATCAGTCTGGTAGATGTATAttgattttggtaaaaaaaaaaaaagttcacccaaaattttaaatATGCAGACAatttacaaacacgcagcttttcacttctgaagatattaactgatggactggagtgctgtggattacttgtggattattgtgatgtttttatcagctgtttggactctcattctgacggcacccattcactgcagagcatccgttggtgagcaagtgatgtaatgctacatttctccaaatctgatgaagaaacaaactcatctacatcttggatggactgaAGGTGagtacatcaaattaaaatttttaggtgaacttttcctttaaagttattgctttaaatataaatttaacacAACACTACATTATTACAAATAACTGTACTGAGTTTATTTTTCCCATATTTTTCTTGTCTATTGTTAGATGTTTAAACGCTTAGCTTTAAAATAGTAAAGTGTGCTtgtgtattattatttgcatatCCAACACATGTTTTTCCTTTAATAGTGTTTTAAAAGCATCCCAAAATGAAGATGGCTGATGATGTATGTTTTTGGTTCTGGTTTTAGTGCATTAAAATCAACATCAACTGCATTTCACACTTTTACAAAGGCAGCCGAACAACCAACATTTTCTaatcaaatttacatttatttatgtggAAGACACTTTTAGCCAAAGCAACTTTTGTAGGTATACATGTATAGTTACATTTATTGgagaataaatgaaaataaatggcatttaaaaggacatattaaaatatttattgatataAATGCACATGCAATATTCATTTCAATATCTGACATGATAGATACACAAACACTCCTGTGTGTTTGTGAACATACATTTGAATGTGTCTGCGATTTGCCCTctgctctcaaacacacacatgtgaGACTCGAGCATCCTTCTTTTTTCTTGTAATGCGATACAGGGTGTTGTCTACAGTCTTCCTTCCTGGAGGAAATCTTTGCTCAGATGCACCACACGGTGAGGGTCATCGCTCGGATCTGTCTGACTGACAGCACGGACCACGGAGAGTTTCGTCATTTGGCTCCAAGTTCTGCAGCACTGAAGGAAGTGCTTGAGTTCATACAATGCAGATCTTGCCAAACTGTTCTTTGATaatctttgacacaatctttgaTGTTCTTTAGTTTAAACTGCATTTTTGGCTGTATAGTATAGTGTATACTTGagtttatatacagtatggtTCGGTCTCTTTGGAAATTCACAACTGTTGTCACACGCTGTCCGTTTCTGATTTATTAACAGGCCTGTTATGAATGCAGTGGAGTATAAATATTTGAGCTGGTCTGGAGATATCGAGTATCATCTGGTAACAAAGGTTAAAGTTTTGGGTTACTAACTGTGGCTCATAAACTACTGCTCTAAGACAAACGTCTCTGTTCCTCGTGTCGGTGTCCTGCtcacaaaatataattaatataatttatagatGTTCATAATACAATTTGGGGGAAAATGCTGCATAACCACatacaaagtaaattaaatactGAAtagaataaaatctaaatatatctaGATATatacatctaaaataaaatgttcaatatatataattttttaaataaataatttatatatcagTGTTTATTTTGAGATTATGGCCCGTTTACTGTACATTATGCCCTAATTGtggtacaacacacacacacacaggtttgtttttgtgaacTGCGGGGACATAggcgtaatgttttttacaaaccttatatattttctgttgccctacacctaaacctaccccttacaggaaactaaaaaaaaaaaaaacttcggaATGATTTATGAGCATTTTGAAATATGGATTAGTGATTTTGAAATGTATGTATTAGAAATAGGCCTATATTATAAGATATTTCatactttatatattatattgtatattatatatacgaCAAAAGCTTACACTGGATGCTCATATATCTACATATATAAAATACGGAAATAAAATATCGATTCCCTATCAAAATCATGTGAGTGTAAATCGTGCAGTGAGCACGTGGCGAGCGATCAGCTGCGCTCTGACGTCATCTCGCGCGCACACATGACTCTCGTGGAAGCAGCAACATGTCTCTGCTCTTCAGCGACGAGGATgtccaggggggggggggagctCTTCACTGAGACCATGGACGATACAGACTATATAACAAGGTCAATATAGCATGACAGAACACGCGGTCAAAACAGTGCAGCAAATAAAGGAGGTTTCGGTTTTACAATCTATTATATAACATCACAGGCCTacataacatagcataacatAAGATAGCTACTAAGATAATGCAGTGgttgtgattattattttaagcCAATTGCAGCACAAACTGTTCAAATGGCATATATTATTCTATATAATATTAAACAacatatacaatataatacaattatatattatgtaagcTTTAAACTACTGCAAACTAGACCTAGACCTACTGCAGCTAAAACTAAAACATAGTATTTGTTACTTGTATTAAAGGAAAAGTTAACTAAAAAGTACAATttgatttcagctagttgccaaggcagcattaaacaatttttatttagttttactttatatactaaactgaaatgtgtttactaaaacagatataaaaaaataataaaactataaaaactgataaaaaaagtaactaatattaaaataaatggaatGGAATTCTAAATGTCAATACAGATGATCTCAGTGATACGTCAATAACATTgtgttgtataaaataaaatgcatactagAGGaggccggggctagttgtcacatgttttcataattcatgtattttaataggctttttaatattttgaatcaaaaGTCCAAAGGTACATCTGTTGTCTCTAGCAGTTGTTGATTTGAATCAACATACACATCTAGTATTTTGCCAGTTCTTCAAATCGTCTTATTTTGTTAatcattctgttattaattatgaTTGATGTTTTTAAGTTTCTGAATTATTCcactcatttatttttttatccccaTTTATCCTTCCACAGTTTTCCTGTATTACTTTATAATTCATAATGGACTTATTGTTTTATGCGCTGTTAAATGACAGGTTTCATTGTGACAACTTTCCCCATTTCAGAAAttggctttttaaaataaatgaactctGACAAATATTCGCTGAAGTTGAAAAAGTAAGTAAACAAACaagtatataaaatatgtacataATGAAATGGCTGAATCTAGCTAGTGACAGGGCAAAACATTTCTGTTATATAATACTTAACACAATATGTGTTATGCATCTGTTGCATAGCATTTTCTAAAATACATACGTAACATACAAACATTGAAATGTCTTCCATGCTCACCCATATATCCAGATGTTAGTGATTTATAAGCAAAAACATATAAGCAAAAGCAAGCATGACTGATGCATTCAAGAGATCCTGTCTGCATGCATCGGGATCAGTTTCCCCTCTCGTGCATCCATAACAGCGCACATATGAGTCGTATATCATGATTCTTGATCAGCATTACGGGCTCTGGAGATGTGATCTGGATCGTGTTTGTGATGCATTTGTCTTTCTTGTCATGTTCTGCAGGATACAGGTTTGTATGAGTACAAAGTGTTGGGTTCTCTGGCCAGCTGTGCTCCAGGTCTCTGCGCAGATGTTTACATGGATCTGAACTACAGGAGACAGTGGGACTCGTATGTCAAAGGTAATTATTAGTGGGACTTGTTGATCTTTCACAGCCAAGCATCTTCATGAAATCATCATtcagtgctgggtagattacttacaaagtgTAATTAGTTTTTTATTCCAAATGTCAAAGTTTAGTTAATAACGTAATCCCTTACATTACACATTTAAGGAAATATAATCAGACTGTTTAATTGTAATATGTAATCATGCAATCAATAAAAAGTAACAGTAAGCTGATAACCAGTAATTTACAGTGCAATATAATCTtattacaagtacttaatttttgcagtctgattatgtaatccagattacatgctTCCCAGAACTTCCATCACGCCTCAGAGTTTAGTTAGTTTGCATCTCATTTTAAGTGGTAAGGCAGATTTAGACAGATTCCTCTGGTTGAAGAAGAGGTTATAGTTGATGACACACCCATTTCTAGAGCTGAACAGCTCAAATTGGCTTTTGTTATGggtaaaaaaagacaataaatgtGAATGCATTATCATAATTTCCACATTTGGCTTTATGGAGCTCAAATAAACAGTCACCCACTTGAAATGCATCATCGGACTTGATTATTTCTAAACTTttctcatgtgttttttttttttcgtatatTGAAGTTCCTTCTGTTGCTGGTGGTCAAATGCATTCAGATATGCAGGTATTTGGTCTTAAATGTGTCATAGTTTAGTGTTTAGACTGATCCAGTGCTGTGTTTATTCAgtagtttgtttattattaatttaaatctatttttttactttgttttctttcctttttgttttcaaatgtaattttaaagtttaagtatttttttttaagttagaatgtgtgtgtgtgtgtgtggatatatatatatatatactttttttattatctttattcCAATTTAAGTTTAGATAAAAAATGTGATGTGACGTGTTAGGGTGGTGTATTTCCCGTAAACACAAATGGAGCATGAATGTGTGCGTGTGGGTGGAGTGGTGTTTTATTAGAAACACATCTCTGGCTCCAGACATGCACGTGTTTGAGCTGATCTTTCGTGAAGAGCCTCATGCATTTGTGCTGCAGTCCTAATGGATGAGTGCTTTTCCTCTGGGTGTTTGTTTTTGACTAACTCTCCAGACACCCCACCAAAACCCTGCTTTATACAAACAGCAGCACAAACTGACCTCCAGCTCTCGATTACCTAAGAGGCGTTTATGGTTTTTAGGTTTTCTTCAAATAAACTCTTCAGTCAAACTGCAAGACTTGTTTGGTTCTTTCTTCTGAACATCTTGTCATGTTCAGTGTCTCTTTTCTCTGTAGTTTTTCCCGGCTGATGTGTAATTTCACTGATCTCTGTGTTGTGTAATTTTTCTCGTGCTTTGTCTTTTAATCACTGGTATGAATATTGGGTCGGACCACCAGAGCGGTGAAATGTGGTTTGTGTTACATCAGTCAAGAATCGCCTGTGATTAAACGCCTTCGCCTCCACCCTTGTTTGGTGAATATGTCATCTTTTTCATGCTAGTTACACCCGTGAACCACTCAGACCTGGAAAAACATGCCTGTGAGCATATTGAGAAActataaccattttttttttgttttttgttttgggcaactagctaaaataatgtaataattttttaaatatttatttatatatttatttttacaattatttatagttttagtaattttgttttgtgtttttgtcatttttattattattattattattattatattaccatgtagttttaatatttttatttaattgcagttATTTAGTACATTGAGTTAAATTGAATTTTGCCTTTGCAATTAGTGGAAATAAGTTTCattttatgtatatacatattttatttctgcaaacttttattgtattttgttttaattttaattgtaattttttttcagtttttatcttatgtttatttgttcataatatgtttaatatgtttctttgttgttgtttttattaatttaaaatctgttttatttatagttattttagtacataaagttggaaaattatttgaaataaaatgtttgttattattattattattattattattgttgttattattattattattattattattttcagttaaagcttattgtgttttcattgtaattttaattaaggttttagtaattttgttcaaATATCAACTGAAATCTATTAAATATTAGTTTGTTTTGAACTCGTGTTTTCATAATATGAAACTGTTATTTCACAGATGTAATGTTTACGAAGCCCAGCATTTACATGCAAAAGCATTTGTCCTCACTAGCCTCCACTCTTGTGGGAAGATGATTAGATGTTAGATATTGGACCTGGACTGAGGGAGTTGCTCCCATAAGAGTAAGAGTTCAGTAGAGATTCAGGTCTGGGTTAAATGCAGGTCAGACAAGTTCTTCCACACCAGACTACATTAATGTTGCTCTGTATCATGCTGGAACAGAAAAGGATCCTTCCCGAACTCCTGCCACAAAACTGGAAGCACACAATGTctctaaaatgacatttaatatgGTTGCATAAAGATTCATTCACACTGGAAATAAAATACCTTGTTAaacctggggcccgttcttcgtacgtcgctaactcagttagctggatttgattgttgacgatttggcgtgatcttggatcatttggttcttcgaagctcatcccggagctgctgtcatagcaacaggtccgtaagcttaaacctgctcgggagcagcttatttcatgtaaacaggattagatcgcttcttttcaaccagaactgatactcaaaatatgtctgctaccaccgctactttattacaagagtatcgtactgatccagggacaatattttaaaggagtcatgacccacaattttcacttttccacgagaatcaatgtatgttatgattgcctaacgattatacactggccgggaagccgatatttaaaagtgaagcgtttgtttacctcagggtttgtaaaatagcccacgtgcacgcgcaactcaaatacgagattttgatttcttccccgtcttgacgtcaagacggggcaggatataccatatatggacaccgca
The sequence above is a segment of the Carassius carassius chromosome 9, fCarCar2.1, whole genome shotgun sequence genome. Coding sequences within it:
- the LOC132149614 gene encoding transmembrane protein 100-like, which codes for MPQNTQTLDSAMPTELVKDTMTIPGAPERMLQEKTNNNEPPQLQLLAVTIPLVNEGQLTAATGGAELSCYRCTVPFGVVVLIAGIVVTAVAYSFNSHGSTISYFGLVLLSAGLVLLVLSGVCWKVGMERKKERRRESQTALVAHQRSIFA